The DNA window GCGACCGACGTCGAGAACCTCGACGACCAGCACATCCCCGGCGGCATCGAACTGTTCAAGCACCTCATCCGCACGGCGGCGACGAACGCGCAGCGGGCCGGGATCGTGCAGGCGTTCGTCGTCCTGTCCGCGGAGTCGGTCACGGAGGACCACCCGGCCAGGCACTACTTCGACGACCGCTACCGGACCCTGCGACGTGAGATCGCCGAAGCGTTCCAGGCGGTGTGCGCTGAGCGCGGCGTCGACGCACCGGAGACGATCCATCGCGCGGCGGCGTCGATCCTCGCGGTCATGGACGGACTGCAGGTGCAATGGCTCATCGACCCCGCCGACGTCGACCTCGCCGAGACGAGTGCCTACGCCATCCGCGTCATCGTGGAGTCGGTGCTCGGCCAGGGGGCGCTGGACGACTGAGCCGGATTCGAGCAGCGCCGTGAGGCTCGCAGGGCTACCGTGAGAGGCAAACCACAGCCCCGAACGGAAGGACGTCGAGATGACTGAGCAGCAGTCGAGTACGAAGAGTGGATTCAGCGCTGAAGAACGCGCGGCGATGAAGGAGCGGGCGAAGGAGCTCAAGGCGGCGGCGAACCGCGAGGAGGCGTTGCAGGGTGTCGTCGACGCGATCGCGGACATGGAGGACGCCGACCGGGCGATCGCCGAGCCGTTGCACGAACTGATCATGGGTGGCGACTACGGTCTCGCCGCGAAGACCTGGTACGGCATGCCCGCCTACGTCGGCGCCGACGGCAAGGCGGTCGTGTTCTTCCAGGCTGCCGCGAAGTTCAAGGCACGTTACGCGACCCTCGGGTTCAACGACTCGGCGAAGCTCGACGACGGCGAGATGTGGCCGACCGCGTTCGGGATCACCGCGTGGAACGACGCCGTCGCGAAGCGGGTCACGGAGCTGCTGGCCAGAGCCGTCTGATCGGAGCGGCGCGCGGCGGGTTCCGACCGAATCTCGCTGACGAGCCCCGGTCACTGAGCTTGTCGAAGTGCTCACGGGATGCATCCCCACCCGCCCGGACTCGACGTCTGGAATGTCAGTGGTCCATGGTGGACTGGTGTCATGACCGAGACCACCACCGCGACCCGCGCGAGCGACGAGTACGCCGCGCAGCTCGCCGAGTTCTCGGATGAATATGCGGAGATCGGGCGACTCCGCGCCGTGCTCGACGCGCGTGAAGCGCGCCTGCTCGCGCGCTCCGCCGCCTATGCGGACGCGCTCGCGGACACGGTCGTCCCCGCCATCTACCCGCCTGCAGAACGGCGTGCACTGTCGCGCCGCTCGACGGGCGCGATGCTCGCGATGGCGACGCGTTCCTCGGAGCAGACCGTCCTGCACGCCACAGACGACGCCGAGCGCCTCGTCAACGAGGCACCGTCCGTGCTGGCTGCACTCGAGGCCGGCAGGATCTCCGGCCGGCATGCGCGGACGATCACCGACCAACTGCGCGAGGTCCCCAACGCCGGTCGCGCTTCGTTCCTCGCCGAGGTGCTCACGGTTGCGGAACGGTCCACGGTCGCACGACTGAAGAAGCGCGCGAAGGATCTCCGCGAGCGACTCCACCCAGAATCCATCACCGCGCGCGCCGTGCGTTCCGAGGCTGACCGCCGGGTGGAGTTCGAGGCGGCCTCGGACGGCATGGCGTGGGTGCACCTCTTCACCACCGCTCCGATCGCGCAGGGCATCGTCGAGCGCCTCGAGAGTGCAGCGGCGGAAGCACGTCGCGCTGGCGACCAGCGCACCTGCGGGCAGCTCCAGGCCGATGCCCTTGCAGCCCTCGCCCTCAGCGGCGTCACCCCGGATGACGTCGCCTCGAACGCCGTCCTCCCGCACCCGATCGAGGTCCAGGAACACATCAAGCCGACCGTGCAGATCACCGTCCCCGCGCTCAGCATGGCCGGTGTCTCCGATGCCCCCGCCACGCTCGACGGATACGGCCCCATCGATCCGGAGACCGCAGCCCGCATCGCAGTCAACGCACCCAGCATGACCCGCATCCTCGTCCAGCCCGAAACTGGAGCCGTCCTCTCCGTCGGCCGAGGCCAGTACCGAGTTCCCGCCGATCTGCAGCGCGCGGTCCGCCTTCGAGACGGCACTTGTCGTGCACCTGGCTGCGGGCGCCGCGCCCGGGCCTGCGACCTCGACCATTCGGTCGCCTGGCAAGACGGCGGAACGACAGACGTCGGGAATCTCGCCTGCCTCTGCCGACATCACCACCGCATGAAGCACCTCCCCGGCTGGAACCTCGACCACCAACCGGACGGCGTCCTCGACTGGACGACACCCGACGGCAAGCATCACCGAACAGCCCCGGACCCCGCACCCTTCTGACCGCTCCTGCTCCCGGAGCTGCGCCGCGGAGCCTGTCGAAGTATCGATGAGTTCCTCGTGGGCACTTCGACAAGCTCAGTGACCGGCGGAGGTGCGCCCGGAACGTCCCGCTCCCTGAGCTTGTCGACGGGCATGTGCCCGCCTCTCGCCCTTCAGCTCGCCGGCAGCGCGACCCCGGTCGGTCGGCCCGAGACCGCGAGCAGGAGGTCCAGCGCGGAACCGCGGACCTCGGGCCCGTCACCCCAGCTCAAGCCGGTGTCGTCAGCGACGAGTCGGACACCCTGCCCGCGTTCTTTGCCGCCGCCCATCGAGACGCCCGTCCGAAGCTGATACTCCAACGCCTGGACGACAGCCGTCGTCGGGTAGCTCGCGCGAAGACCGAGCGGCCGGCGGATGTCCTCACCATGCACGATGGCTTCGACGAGTCTGGTCGCGAGGTTCGCCGGCGGCGTGCGGCTCAGCTCGGCGGCAGCGCCCAGGGCCGCAAGCGTCTCCGATGGCCGATTCCGCCGCTCCCGCTCGATGCCGCGTTCGTTGTCGAGGTCGAAGTCGAACCGTGCCGCGATGAGCCGGCGCGCGAACCCGAGGCGCGTCGTCTTCGCCGAATCGACGAGGTGTGCCACGACGTCGTGCACGTCCCATCCCGCGCAGAGGGACGGTGTGGCCCACTGCTCCTCGCTGAGCCCGGCCAGATCGGCGACGAGCTTCC is part of the Plantibacter sp. Leaf314 genome and encodes:
- a CDS encoding TetR/AcrR family transcriptional regulator, whose amino-acid sequence is MTTVKPPGTVKRQPQPRPATVARRAEVVRSALDVFGAKGYANGTLIDIAELVDMTPAGILHHFGSKDQLLLEVLSYRDATDVENLDDQHIPGGIELFKHLIRTAATNAQRAGIVQAFVVLSAESVTEDHPARHYFDDRYRTLRREIAEAFQAVCAERGVDAPETIHRAAASILAVMDGLQVQWLIDPADVDLAETSAYAIRVIVESVLGQGALDD
- a CDS encoding HNH endonuclease signature motif containing protein, coding for MTETTTATRASDEYAAQLAEFSDEYAEIGRLRAVLDAREARLLARSAAYADALADTVVPAIYPPAERRALSRRSTGAMLAMATRSSEQTVLHATDDAERLVNEAPSVLAALEAGRISGRHARTITDQLREVPNAGRASFLAEVLTVAERSTVARLKKRAKDLRERLHPESITARAVRSEADRRVEFEAASDGMAWVHLFTTAPIAQGIVERLESAAAEARRAGDQRTCGQLQADALAALALSGVTPDDVASNAVLPHPIEVQEHIKPTVQITVPALSMAGVSDAPATLDGYGPIDPETAARIAVNAPSMTRILVQPETGAVLSVGRGQYRVPADLQRAVRLRDGTCRAPGCGRRARACDLDHSVAWQDGGTTDVGNLACLCRHHHRMKHLPGWNLDHQPDGVLDWTTPDGKHHRTAPDPAPF
- a CDS encoding maleylpyruvate isomerase family mycothiol-dependent enzyme; protein product: MTVSPRMVWAVVHDERRKLVADLAGLSEEQWATPSLCAGWDVHDVVAHLVDSAKTTRLGFARRLIAARFDFDLDNERGIERERRNRPSETLAALGAAAELSRTPPANLATRLVEAIVHGEDIRRPLGLRASYPTTAVVQALEYQLRTGVSMGGGKERGQGVRLVADDTGLSWGDGPEVRGSALDLLLAVSGRPTGVALPAS